From the genome of Flavobacterium sediminis:
CCAGTAGTTATGAGATGGTCATCGGAAAACAAAAAGGAGGTGAATATTTACCTTTAATTCCTGCTAATCAATGGAAAAACACATTACGAGGAGAATTTGAATTGGGGAAATGGTTCCAAAAAGCTTTTGCCAACCTTCAGGTAAATTATACTTTTGATCAAAATAATATCAGCTCATTCGAAACCAAAACTAATGATTATACTTTAGTCAATTTAGGCTTAGGGGGAACTGTTAAACTACAAAAAATGAAATTTGATCTTTCATTGAATGCTAAAAACCTATTAGATAAAACTTATGTTGCGCATCTCTCTCGTTTAAAAAGTGATGGTATCCCAAACATGGGAAGAAACATTGTTTTAGGGATCAATTTTAATTTTTAGCTAACTGCAAATCTGTGAAGAAAAGGCTTGCCATACTAAATTTTATTCTGATGCTTTCGGTGATTTTCGCTGTTAGCTATCAGTCACTGCATGCCTTTTCGCATCACCATTCAGAGATTTCAGATTGCTGCCTGAACAACAAAGAGCAAAAGAAAAGTTTTAAACAAACTATTTCCGAAAAAGAAGATTGTATTATTTGTGACTTTAAATTCGCCAGCTTCCTTTCTCCGGAAATTTTTACATATACATTTTTTTCTCCTTTTAAAATAAGTCCTTATTCTTTTAGCATTAAGGAAGCGACCTGCTTCTTTTGCGGAAGTTTATTTGCTCATAGAGGGCCTCCTCTTCCTGTTCATTTCAATTAATTTAAAAACCTCATCAGATTTTTATTTGGTGAAGGAACCTATTTTATAACTATGAACAGAACAAAATGCGATATTTTTATCTTCATTTATTACTGCTGTTTTCCAGCTATTCTGCTATTTCACAATATACAATAAGCGGAAAAATTTCAGACGAAAACAACAATCCTTTAGCAGAATGCCATGTACATATTCAAAATAAAAACGCGATTAGCCACCAAGATGGTAAGTTTTCTGTTTTTGGCATACCAAAAGGAAAAAACAGACTGTTAATTTCCTATATCGGTTATGAAACCATTGATACTACTGTAGTTGTTACTCAAAATTTGGTTTTAGATTTTAAGATGAAAACCTCTGTTTCATTCATCAATGAGGTTGTTGTTAAAAGTGACGGATTAGAACAAAAGATCAAGAAAGAATCAGCACAACACGTTGAAATCATAAATCAGGGTTTCATTGAAAAGAATATCAATGGAAGTTTAATGCAATCCCTTGAAAAAATTGGCGGAATCAACACCATTTCCATTGGTTCCGGACAATCAAAACCAATTATAAGAGGACTTGGATTCAACCGTGTCGTGGTAACTGAAAACGGTGTTAAGCATGAAGGGCAACAATGGGGTTCCGATCACGGATTAGAAATCGATCAGTACGCTGTAGATCAGGTTCAAATCATAAAAGGTCCGGCCTCGTTACAATACGGTTCAGATGCGATCGGAGGCATTATAGTCATTGAGAAAAATAAAATCCCGAAAAAAAACACCTTTGGAGGCTCATTGACATTAACAGGCAAAACAAATAATGAACTTTTCGGTTCTTCGCTCAATGTTTTCAAAAGAAAGGAAAGTCTTTTTTTTGATACCCGAATCACCTATAATGACTATGCCGATTATAAAGTTCCGACAGATCACATCTCTATTTACTCATACAGAGCGCCTTTGTACAAAAACAGACTGCGTAATACCGCCGGAAATGAACTTAACCTTCATTTCTCAACCGGAATTTTAAAGGACAAATTTAGTTCTGTTTTTTACATTAGTAACTTAAAGACTAAAACAGGTCTTTTTGCCAATGCTCATGGTTTAGAACCTAGAAATGTGGACACCGAACTTCATGATGCTTCTGACAGAGATATCCAAAATCCGTCGCAAAACATCAACCATTTCAAAGTAATTAACCGTACTAAATTGAATGGTAACACTTTCAAACTAGAATTTGATCTAGGTTTTCAGAATAATTTCAGAGAAGAATACAGCGACTACATCAGCCATGGTTATATGCCTTCAAACTATCCTGAAACATTAGCCATAAAAGAAACTTTGGAGAGAGGTTTCAATAAGAATGTTTACTCATTTAACGGAAAAATCAGCTTCACAATTAACAAACATGCTATTTCTTCCGGAATAAATACCGAACATCAAAACAATTCTATTGGCGGTTGGGGATTTATTATTCCGGCTTATACACAAACGAATGCCGGTCTTTTTATGTATGATAAATTTAAAATAACTAAAAAAACAATACTACATACCGGAATTCGCTACGATTACGGAACCATAAAAACTAAAAGTTACTACGACTGGTTTACAACTCCTGTTAATGGAAATAACGAATATTTACAACGTGCCAATACTGTTAAAAAGAATTTTGGAAACATCAGTTGGTCTTTTGGCATCAATTACAATTCAGACTATCTATTAATGAGAGCTAACATTGGTAAAAGTTTCCGTATACCCATAGCAAAAGAACTAGCGTCAAACGGTGTAAATTACCATCAATTCAGCTATGAGTTGGGCAATCCTGATCTGTCTCCCGAGGAATCTTATCAGTTGGATTTAGGCGCAACCTGGCAAAAAAATAAAATTTATGTTGATATTAATCCTTTCCTAAACTACTTTTCTAATTATATATATCTGAACCCGACACCTGAATATGATTATGCGTATGGCGCCGGAAATCAAATTTATGAATATACGGAAAGTAGGGTTTTACGTTACGGAGGTGAACTGAAAATAGATTATAACTTTAACGATAATTATACCGCAGGAATTGTTGGTGAATACGTATATTCCGAACAGCTTTCAGGAGTCAAAAAAGGATACACCTTGCCTTTCTCTCCTCCACCATCAGTACTGCTTCATTTTACTTACTCTAAAGATTTTGGACAAAATATACAAAACACTTTTGCTTCTGTTGATCTCAAATATGTTACTGAACAAAACAATATTGTGCCACCGGAAAACAAAACTCCTGATTATCACGTAATCAATCTAGGGTTAGGTAGCGATATTGTTTGGGGCACTCAGAAAGTAAACATTCGTTTTCAAATCCAGAATGTATTCAATAAAAAATATTTTAACCACACCAGTTTTTACCGCCTGATCGGAGTACCCGAACCCGGAAGGAACTTTGTCTTATTCGTTAAAATACCTTTTTAGCCCAACATGCGAAATAAACAAAATAGAAATATAATCTCTCGGATCAGCATTTTAATTCTGACTTTCATATTCATTGGCTCTCTGCTATTTGAACCGATCCATTATTTTCTTATTTCACATGAAAGCAAAACGATCACTACACCTAAGTCACAATCTACTGTCACTAAAACTTCTTACGATTGCCCTATATGTAAGTTTCACTTTTGTTCTTTTATCAACGGGACTCCTTTGTTCAAAGAAATATTAGTCATCATTCTAAATTACAAGATAAAATTTCCATTTAAAAACCATTTAATTCCCATCTCTTTAACATATAAAAAAGGTAGAGCTCCTCCCTTTTTAATGCTCAAAAAAACAGACAAATTAGAATTAAAATACTTTTAAAAATTAAAAAACATGAAAAAACATATCACAAAATTTGCCCTTTTTATAACCCTAATCTCATTTTCATTTTTAGCTTCTTGTAGTAATGATGATGATCCCAATTCAACCGACAACACTATTGCTGTTGAGTTTACCGAGATAGGTTTAGAGAACAGCGGACATGCAACAGCTGGAGATGACCTACATATTGAAGCAACTATTGTAGCTCCTGCTAAAATAGCCTTAGTAACCGTTGAAATACACAGCGAAACAGACAGCTCAATCGAAGAAATTTCAGAAACATTCACAGATTATTCAGGAATGATCAATGCTGAATTTCACAAACACATTGAAATTCCTGCCAGTCAACCCGCCGGAGATTATCATTTACATTTTACAGTAATTGACGAACAAGGAAATACTAAAACGGTAGAGGCGGAAGTAGAAATCTTAGCCAATACTGACAACCTGTTCCAAATTACAATTGACGAATTAGGCAACGGAACTGTTGGAAATTCTTCTGTAAGCGCAGGTAATGACCTTCATGTAGAAGGAACAATAGTTTCAACCAATCCTATTGCTACAATTGAAATAGAAATACATAATGAGGAGGACAACTCTGTCCCGGGAATTGAAGAAACCTATACAAATTATGCCGGACAAACTAACGCTAATTTCCACGAGCATATAAGTATCCCGTCTGGCCAACCAACAGGGGAATATCATTTTCACTTTACAGTTACCGATAATTTAGGAAATACTTCAACCGTTGAATATACTTTAACCATAGAATAATCATACTAATAAAATACTACTTCCTGTTAACAGGAAGTAGTATTTATAATTAAAAAACAGAGACCATGAAAAAACTATTTTTTTTCACACTAATAATCAGCTTAACAATACAAAGTTGTAGTAATGATGACAGCAGTGAAAAAGACACTACAAAACCAGAAATCAATTTAACTATTGCCGATGCTTTTCCGACAAGCTGTTCCTCTATTTCAAAAGGGAGTACTATTCCTTTCAAAGCACTTTTCACAGACAATCAGGAATTAGGAGCCTACAGTATCAACATTCATAACAATTTTGATCACCACAGTCACGACACCGAAGTTGATGCTTGTAATTTGGATGCCATAAAAGATGCTGTAAACCCATGGATCCTTACATTAACATATTCAATTCCTGAAAACACTAAAGAATTCATCAGTGAACAACAGATACTGGTTCCTACAGACATTGATACAGGAGATTACCACTTTATGATTCAACTTACTGACGCTGAAGGTTGGGCAACTATGAAAGGAATCAATATTAAAATTACAGAATAGCACTACCAACAAAAGCTGTCTTTAAAAGCAGCTTTTGTTTATTTAACATTTCTTCACAATTCAAATGATTATTTTTGTTATCATTACCAATTAAAAGATGAAAAAAACAATAATTTTAACCACTATTGTTTGTTCCTTAACTATGAATGCACAAACAAAAATTTCGTACCCTAAAACAAAAAAAGTAAAGCATAGCGATATTTACTTCAATACTAAAATAGAAGACCCTTACCATTGGTTAGAAGACGACAGAAGTTCGGAGACCGAAGCTTGGGTTAAAGAAGAAAACAAAGTGACTTTTGGTTATTTGAATCAGATTCCGTTTCGTAAAGCACTAAAAAACCGGATGGAGCAACTGTGGAACTACGAAAAAATTTCAGCTCCGTTTAAACGTGGAAAGCACACATATTATTACAAAAATAACGGACTACAAAATCAATCGGTTTTATACCGGAAAGGAGAGGACGGAAATGAGGAGATTTTTCTGGATCCAAACACCTTTTCAGAAGACGGTACAACTTCCCTCAGCAGCTTAAGTTTTACAAAAGACGGAAGTTTAGTAGCGTATTCCATTTCAGAAGGAGGAAGTGACTGGCGTAAAGTTATAGTTTTAAAAACAGACACCAAAGAAGTTATCGGAGACACTATTATCGACGTAAAGTTCGGAGGGATTTCTTGGTACAGAAATGAAGGTTTCTATTATTCCAGTTATGACAAACCGGATGGCAGTGAACTTTCTGCTAAAACAGATCAGCATAAATTATATTTCCATCAATTAGATCATTCTCAGGAAGAAGATAAAGTTATCTTCGGACTCAATGAAAAACGCCGATATGTTGACGGCTATGTAACCGAAGACGGAAACTATCTTGTTATTTCAGCAGCCAATGCAACTAACGGAAACGAATTGTACATAAAAGACTTGGCAAACAACGGTCCAATCGTAAATATAGTTGGCGACTTTAACAGTAACAATTATGTTTTAGATAATAAAGGAACTCAATTCTACATCGTAACGGATTTCAAGGCGCCAAACAAAAGAATTGTAACCCTTGATCTCGCACAACCACAACAAGAAAACTGGAAAGATTTTATTCCGGAAACCGAAAATGTACTTTCTCCTACTAAAGGAGGCGGTTATTTTTTTGCAGAATATATGAAAGACGCCGTGTCTCATGTCAATCAATACGATTATGAAGGCAATCTGATCCGTGTCGTTAAATTACCGGGACTAGGTTCAATCGGAGGTTTTAGCGGAAAAAAGGAAGAAATCATCTTATACTACTCTTTTACCAATTATATCACTCCGGGAACCATTTATGCCTATGATCCTGCAACCGGAATCTCCGAAATATACGAAAAACCAAAAGTTGATTTCAAATCAGAAGAATATGAATCTAAGCAAGTTTTTTATACTTCAAAAGATGGTACCAGAGTGCCAATGATCATAACGTATAAAAAAGGACTCAAATTAAATGGCAAAAACCCGACAATTTTATACGGTTACGGTGGATTCAACATTAGTTTAACCCCAGCTTCAGTATTGCTAATGCTGTCTGGATGGAAAACGGAGGAATTTATGCGGTAGCGAATTTACGGGGCGGTGGTGAATACGGAACCAAATGGCACAATGCCGGAACACAAATGCAAAAACAGAACGTTTTTGATGATTTTATAGGAGCAGCGGAATACCTGATTCATGAAAAGTATACTTCATCTGATTTTTTAGCTATAAAAGGAGGGTCAAACGGAGGTCTACTTGTAGGAGCTACCATGACCCAACGTCCTGACCTGATGAAAGTAGCACTACCACAAGTCGGAGTTTTAGATATGTTGCGCTATCATACTTTTACAGCAGGAGCAGGTTGGGCTTATGACTACGGAACTTCAGAACAAAGCGAAAAGATGTTTCATTACTTAAAAGCCTATTCTCCCGTACACAACGTTAAAAAAGGAGTTCAATATCCGGCAACTTTAATCACTACAGGAGATCACGATGATCGTGTAGTGCCGGCTCACAGCTTTAAATTTGCCGCTATATTACAAGAAAAACAAAACGGGTCGAATCCGGTTTTAATACGAATAGATGTTAACGCAGGTCACGGTGCGGGTAAATCAACAGAAGCTATCATCAACGAACAGGTGGATATGCAAGCTTTTACTTTATACAATATGGGAATTAAAACCTTAAAATAATAGATCTGTTTCATACCTAAAAATAAAAGCGACCAATCAAAATTGGTCGCTTTTTTATTTTCTTCTATTTTTTTAAAATTTTACATTCCTGTTCTTATAGCTTCTACCGGATCTAATTTTGAAGCCGAAATAGCCGGTAAAATTCCGGAAACCAAGCCGATCAACCCTGCTAATCCAGTTCCTAGAAGTATATTCTGAGTACTAAGCACAAATTCAAAATCTAGAACTGAACTTAATATCACAGCACAAAGCCATACTAAAAGCATCCCGACAATTCCTCCAATAATAGAAAGTATAATGGCCTCAAACAAGAACTGAAACAAAATAAAGCGTCTTTTAGCACCTAAGGCTTTTTGGATCCCAATCAAATTAGTTCGTTCTTTTACAGAAACAAACATAATATTTGCAATACCAAACCCTCCCACAAGTAGAGAGAAAAGACTAATGATCCATCCTACAAAGTTCAGTTGCCCAACGATACTGTCAATAAAATCGGTAAACCCTGAAAGGATATTCAAAAAGAAATTATTCATTTCATCAGGCCTTAGCCCTCTGAAAGTTCTTAATTTCTGAGTAACCATTGCTTTGAACTCATCTATATCAATACCTTTTACCGGTTTCATAATAATAGCAGGCGTTAGCATATCACTATTATCACCATACATCCGTCTCAAAAAATTCACCGGAAAAAAAACAGCTATATCATTACTGTCGCCAAACATTCCTTGTCCTTCCTTTTTTAAAACCCCGATAACCGTAAATTTCTGTCCGTACAATCGGATTTTTTTACCCAACGGATCCGTATCTCCGAACAATCCGCTTGCCACTTCACTACCGATCACAATTACAGGAACTCCGGAATTTGATTCTGATTCATTAAAGAACCGCCCTTGCTCAACTTTTATCGGTTCAATATCAATAAACTCATCAGTAGATGGCTTTATACGAATAGAATTAACCGTTTTATCTTCATACTTGATATTTTCATTTCGGGTAAAAAGATTAAAAGATATTTTATCAATCCCATTCACTGAACGTCTTAAATATTCATATTCTTCATACGTTACGTCAGGAAATTGCTCCCTTTTCCAGCGAGGAACATCAGAAGGACCAAAAGAAAAACGAATCAGGTAAATAGTATTCAGATCCATATCACTCAGATCTTCTTTGATCTTTTTATCCATGGAATCTA
Proteins encoded in this window:
- a CDS encoding TonB-dependent receptor, with product MRYFYLHLLLLFSSYSAISQYTISGKISDENNNPLAECHVHIQNKNAISHQDGKFSVFGIPKGKNRLLISYIGYETIDTTVVVTQNLVLDFKMKTSVSFINEVVVKSDGLEQKIKKESAQHVEIINQGFIEKNINGSLMQSLEKIGGINTISIGSGQSKPIIRGLGFNRVVVTENGVKHEGQQWGSDHGLEIDQYAVDQVQIIKGPASLQYGSDAIGGIIVIEKNKIPKKNTFGGSLTLTGKTNNELFGSSLNVFKRKESLFFDTRITYNDYADYKVPTDHISIYSYRAPLYKNRLRNTAGNELNLHFSTGILKDKFSSVFYISNLKTKTGLFANAHGLEPRNVDTELHDASDRDIQNPSQNINHFKVINRTKLNGNTFKLEFDLGFQNNFREEYSDYISHGYMPSNYPETLAIKETLERGFNKNVYSFNGKISFTINKHAISSGINTEHQNNSIGGWGFIIPAYTQTNAGLFMYDKFKITKKTILHTGIRYDYGTIKTKSYYDWFTTPVNGNNEYLQRANTVKKNFGNISWSFGINYNSDYLLMRANIGKSFRIPIAKELASNGVNYHQFSYELGNPDLSPEESYQLDLGATWQKNKIYVDINPFLNYFSNYIYLNPTPEYDYAYGAGNQIYEYTESRVLRYGGELKIDYNFNDNYTAGIVGEYVYSEQLSGVKKGYTLPFSPPPSVLLHFTYSKDFGQNIQNTFASVDLKYVTEQNNIVPPENKTPDYHVINLGLGSDIVWGTQKVNIRFQIQNVFNKKYFNHTSFYRLIGVPEPGRNFVLFVKIPF
- a CDS encoding DUF4625 domain-containing protein codes for the protein MKKHITKFALFITLISFSFLASCSNDDDPNSTDNTIAVEFTEIGLENSGHATAGDDLHIEATIVAPAKIALVTVEIHSETDSSIEEISETFTDYSGMINAEFHKHIEIPASQPAGDYHLHFTVIDEQGNTKTVEAEVEILANTDNLFQITIDELGNGTVGNSSVSAGNDLHVEGTIVSTNPIATIEIEIHNEEDNSVPGIEETYTNYAGQTNANFHEHISIPSGQPTGEYHFHFTVTDNLGNTSTVEYTLTIE
- a CDS encoding DUF4625 domain-containing protein, producing the protein MKKLFFFTLIISLTIQSCSNDDSSEKDTTKPEINLTIADAFPTSCSSISKGSTIPFKALFTDNQELGAYSINIHNNFDHHSHDTEVDACNLDAIKDAVNPWILTLTYSIPENTKEFISEQQILVPTDIDTGDYHFMIQLTDAEGWATMKGINIKITE
- a CDS encoding ABC transporter permease; this translates as MLLYLRLLKESLAFALNALRNNKLRTLLSLLGVTVGIFSIIAVLAAVDSMDKKIKEDLSDMDLNTIYLIRFSFGPSDVPRWKREQFPDVTYEEYEYLRRSVNGIDKISFNLFTRNENIKYEDKTVNSIRIKPSTDEFIDIEPIKVEQGRFFNESESNSGVPVIVIGSEVASGLFGDTDPLGKKIRLYGQKFTVIGVLKKEGQGMFGDSNDIAVFFPVNFLRRMYGDNSDMLTPAIIMKPVKGIDIDEFKAMVTQKLRTFRGLRPDEMNNFFLNILSGFTDFIDSIVGQLNFVGWIISLFSLLVGGFGIANIMFVSVKERTNLIGIQKALGAKRRFILFQFLFEAIILSIIGGIVGMLLVWLCAVILSSVLDFEFVLSTQNILLGTGLAGLIGLVSGILPAISASKLDPVEAIRTGM